GCGCCTCTATATACGAAGCCACCAGCCAGCTTGCATCTAAAGAAGTCTCAGTTGACGCCGACCTGCCCAACGTCGACGACAAATACCGCTTCGACGCTCCAGTATGTGCCCTCGACTAATCCACTTAAGGCCACCTCAGCGTCCACCGCGCTGCTGCCGGAGTATAAGGGCAACAACTCCAAGACCGTTATTGGTCGATATGTGGTTGGCCCAACGCTCTTGACTGGGAACGCAATTAAGAGCGTTTATGCGGCTCCAGTCACTCAGAGTGCATCGAATCAGTGGGCAATTAACTTTACGCTCACCGCTAAGGGTGCCCCTGTGTTCAACCAGATCGCCAAGACCTACTACCATCAGCTACTGGCGGTAGTCCTTGACGGCACGGTGCAATCTGCACCACAGATCAACGCCACTAACTTCAACGGCCAGGGCCAGATTACCGGCAACTACACGCAGGCATCCGCTACAGATCTGGCGACCATCTTGCACTATGGTGCTCTTCCGGTACAGCTTGTTCAACAGACTGTACAGACAATCTCACCAACTCTGGGTGCTGCATCTCTCCGCGCTGGTCTCATCGCCGGCATCGCCGGCCTTATCGTAGTCATGATTTATACCATCTTGTACTACCGCTTGCTCGGCTTGGTCGTCGTTGGGGGTCTCGTGACCACCTTTGCGGCACTGTGGGCGATCATCGCTTATCTTGGGCATAGTGCTCAGCTAACCCTGAACCTCTCGGGGGTTACCGGCATCATCGTCTCGATTGGTGTTATCGTCGACTCCTACATCGTGTTTTTTGAACGTCTTAAGGATGAGGCTCGTAATGGAAGGAGTTTGCGGGCATCGGTAGACACCGGCTTCACTAAGGCCTTTCGCACGATCATCGCCGCCGACCTGGTCTCTTTCATTGGCGCAGCGTTGTTGTACTACTTTAGCATCGGTGATGTGCGTGGTTTTGCCTTCTTCCTAGGTCTATCTACGATCTTGGACGTCGCCTCAGCATGGTTCTTTACCCGGCCACTCGTCTTGTGGATTGGGAACTCACTCTCGCCCCGTCACTATCGTTGGCTCGGAGTCCCGGTCGTACAGGTTACGCAAAAGTCGACAGTGGGTAGTGGAGTGATTAAGCCGAGCCGCGTAGCGGCAAAAGGAGTGTGAGCGTAGATGGCCACCGTAGAGCCTCCTCAGGCAACGGAGACCGCAGTCGGCGAAGAGGCCGATGGTTTTCGAACCAAGACGATCGATGCCAGCGAGGCTTCCTGGTGGCGTCGCTTGGGAGCTGGCGCCACCCACTATCCCTTTGTGCATCGGTCGCGGTACTACTTCGTCATCTCCTTCCTAGTGATCGTCGCAGGTGCGGCTGCGCTCTCGGCTCGAGGGCTCAACTTTGGGATTAGCTTCAAAGGCGGGGTGAGCTGGGACGTGCCTTCGGCGACCTTGACTGTGGCACAGGCAAGTAAGATCGTTGCCCATGCTGGTGTAACCCAGGCGACGGTGGTGACGCTCGGTTCACACTCTGCTCGGACGGTTGAGATCCAGGCAGGGCTCACAAAACTCTCTGGCGCTGCGAGGACCGCCAAAGAGAACCAGGTCGCATCGTTGTTGGCGGCCAAGGCGCATCTACCCTCTTCGGCGGTGGCGATTCAGTTCGTGGGCCCAACCTGGGGAGGACAGATTACAT
The Ferrimicrobium acidiphilum DSM 19497 genome window above contains:
- the secD gene encoding protein translocase subunit SecD, which codes for MRKGRWIRSVLISTVVALAAFAVVISLHYAPVLGLDLQGGASVVYKPAHKVSTATLNETISIIQNRVNALGVGQPSIGQQGSDIVVDLPGVKDPKTALSYIGQTAILQFRPVLCQAPLYTKPPASLHLKKSQLTPTCPTSTTNTASTLQYVPSTNPLKATSASTALLPEYKGNNSKTVIGRYVVGPTLLTGNAIKSVYAAPVTQSASNQWAINFTLTAKGAPVFNQIAKTYYHQLLAVVLDGTVQSAPQINATNFNGQGQITGNYTQASATDLATILHYGALPVQLVQQTVQTISPTLGAASLRAGLIAGIAGLIVVMIYTILYYRLLGLVVVGGLVTTFAALWAIIAYLGHSAQLTLNLSGVTGIIVSIGVIVDSYIVFFERLKDEARNGRSLRASVDTGFTKAFRTIIAADLVSFIGAALLYYFSIGDVRGFAFFLGLSTILDVASAWFFTRPLVLWIGNSLSPRHYRWLGVPVVQVTQKSTVGSGVIKPSRVAAKGV